The following proteins are encoded in a genomic region of Glycine max cultivar Williams 82 chromosome 18, Glycine_max_v4.0, whole genome shotgun sequence:
- the LOC100783453 gene encoding uncharacterized protein isoform X4 — protein sequence MDGSASKPCSTTRGIGLVKAAVNLYRNRNIADVNSPSLKKNFSTGYEDKVVASQIQRFVTQKLPSIQSAVWWTSSVEKVIMLYFLWMTTRLMATPPRSPPHSDNPLEVTSRRTRQSTRLRSLTTRSLDNP from the exons ATGGATGGCTCAGCCTCAAAGCCTTGTAGCACAACAAGAGGAATTGGTTTGGTTAAAGCCGCTGTTAACTTATATCGTAACAGGAATATTGCAGATGTTAATAGTCCTTCGCTGAAAAAGAATTTCTCAACG GGCTATGAAGATAAGGTAGTGGCTTCTCAAATCCAAAGGTTTGTTACACAGAAGCTGCCTTCGATCCAAAG TGCTGTTTGGTGGACCAGTTCAGTGGAGAAAGTAATCATGTTATACTTCCTTTGGATGACAACCAG GCTTATGGCAACACCCCCAAGGTCCCCGCCACATTCAGATAATCCTCTCGAGGTTACTTCAAGGAGGACTAGACAATCCACCAGGCTCAGAAGCTTGACTACTAGAAGCTTAGATAATCCATGA
- the LOC100783453 gene encoding protein PLASTID MOVEMENT IMPAIRED 2 isoform X1 codes for MDGSASKPCSTTRGIGLVKAAVNLYRNRNIADVNSPSLKKNFSTKHSSKAKQLHKRSNDIVRYKETKWAVECAKAQAEAEVSNAKQTVKYLFSMIGESMYKVKAEMRDMAPLKKYVKPSNDDNQYSQVMTELEHAKWELFQLKLHVGSVLQEKLRVENKIKASRSSM; via the exons ATGGATGGCTCAGCCTCAAAGCCTTGTAGCACAACAAGAGGAATTGGTTTGGTTAAAGCCGCTGTTAACTTATATCGTAACAGGAATATTGCAGATGTTAATAGTCCTTCGCTGAAAAAGAATTTCTCAACG AAGCACTCTTCAAAAGCAAAACAACTCCACAAACGAAGCAATGATATTGTTCGGTACAAAGAGACCAAATGGGCAGTAGAATGTGCAAAAGCTCAAGCAGAAGCTGAGGTTTCCAATGCTAAACAGACAGTGAAATATCTTTTCTCTATGATTGGGGAATCTATGTACAAGGTAAAAGCCGAAATGCGAGACATGGCACCACTAAAGAAGTATGTGAAACCGAGCAACGATGATAATCAGTATTCACAAGTTATGACAGAATTGGAACATGCTAAGTGGGAATTGTTCCAACTTAAGCTTCATGTGGGTTCTGTTTTGCAGGAGAAACTGCGAGTGGAGAACAAAATCAAAGCATCGAGATCCAGCATGTAG
- the LOC100783453 gene encoding uncharacterized protein isoform X5: protein MDGSASKPCSTTRGIGLVKAAVNLYRNRNIADVNSPSLKKNFSTCCLVDQFSGESNHVILPLDDNQAYGNTPKVPATFR, encoded by the exons ATGGATGGCTCAGCCTCAAAGCCTTGTAGCACAACAAGAGGAATTGGTTTGGTTAAAGCCGCTGTTAACTTATATCGTAACAGGAATATTGCAGATGTTAATAGTCCTTCGCTGAAAAAGAATTTCTCAACG TGCTGTTTGGTGGACCAGTTCAGTGGAGAAAGTAATCATGTTATACTTCCTTTGGATGACAACCAG GCTTATGGCAACACCCCCAAGGTCCCCGCCACATTCAGATAA
- the LOC100783453 gene encoding protein PLASTID MOVEMENT IMPAIRED 2 isoform X3 gives MDGSASKPCSTTRGIGLVKAAVNLYRNRNIADVNSPSLKKNFSTKHSSKAKQLHKRSNDIVRYKETKWAVECAKAQAEAEVSNAKQTVKYLFSMIGESMYKVKAEMRDMAPLKKRNCEWRTKSKHRDPACSPSQE, from the exons ATGGATGGCTCAGCCTCAAAGCCTTGTAGCACAACAAGAGGAATTGGTTTGGTTAAAGCCGCTGTTAACTTATATCGTAACAGGAATATTGCAGATGTTAATAGTCCTTCGCTGAAAAAGAATTTCTCAACG AAGCACTCTTCAAAAGCAAAACAACTCCACAAACGAAGCAATGATATTGTTCGGTACAAAGAGACCAAATGGGCAGTAGAATGTGCAAAAGCTCAAGCAGAAGCTGAGGTTTCCAATGCTAAACAGACAGTGAAATATCTTTTCTCTATGATTGGGGAATCTATGTACAAGGTAAAAGCCGAAATGCGAGACATGGCACCACTAAAGAA GAGAAACTGCGAGTGGAGAACAAAATCAAAGCATCGAGATCCAGCATGTAGTCCTTCTCAAGAGTAG